One genomic segment of Clostridium saccharoperbutylacetonicum N1-4(HMT) includes these proteins:
- a CDS encoding transglutaminase domain-containing protein translates to MKHIAIFEFPHGCCGEASNLLAKFLRDNGIECEYVCGIKEQQSHVWLECEDYN, encoded by the coding sequence ATGAAGCATATTGCAATATTTGAATTTCCTCACGGTTGTTGTGGTGAGGCAAGTAATCTTTTAGCTAAGTTTCTTCGTGATAACGGTATTGAATGTGAATATGTATGCGGGATTAAGGAGCAACAATCACATGTATGGTTAGAATGTGAGGATTATAATTGA
- a CDS encoding alpha/beta hydrolase — MSLNPKYNEFLKQDFDKMYEMGVDKVRELYVEMMKAGKRVHKQVGSVEDRIVKTSVRNTKIRIYTPEEKASDGVIIWMHGGGFVLGDIEHGDSTCRELCSRVKCLVISIEYGLCPPQRFPDPQEECYEIVKFVYQNAKNFDINSNKICVAGDSAGGTLTGSLCLMARDRQEFPIAFQMPVYACFDWNDMGERKSRRENGKGYRLTQYGIQWFVQFLYKDRIVDGNNELASPLLAKHFDRLPPALVITAEFDILRDENHDYAQALIDAGGEAEYVCYPGDLHGFLGFKQLGLESPDHCYDLMADRITKAFNKIK; from the coding sequence ATGTCGTTAAATCCTAAATATAATGAATTTTTAAAACAAGATTTTGATAAGATGTATGAAATGGGAGTTGATAAGGTAAGAGAGCTATATGTTGAAATGATGAAAGCAGGTAAAAGAGTTCACAAACAAGTTGGTTCAGTAGAAGACCGCATTGTTAAGACTTCGGTAAGAAATACAAAAATTAGAATTTATACTCCCGAAGAAAAAGCTTCAGATGGAGTAATTATTTGGATGCATGGTGGTGGATTTGTATTAGGAGACATTGAACATGGAGATTCTACTTGCAGAGAATTATGCAGCAGAGTAAAATGCCTCGTAATAAGTATTGAATATGGTCTTTGCCCACCACAAAGGTTTCCAGATCCTCAAGAAGAATGCTATGAAATTGTAAAATTTGTATATCAAAATGCTAAGAACTTTGATATAAATAGCAATAAGATTTGTGTTGCAGGTGACAGTGCAGGTGGAACTCTTACTGGTTCTCTTTGCCTGATGGCTAGAGATAGACAAGAATTCCCCATTGCCTTCCAAATGCCTGTTTATGCATGCTTTGATTGGAATGATATGGGAGAAAGAAAATCCAGACGAGAAAATGGTAAGGGATACAGGCTTACACAATATGGTATTCAATGGTTTGTTCAATTTCTATATAAGGATCGCATAGTTGATGGTAATAATGAGCTAGCTTCTCCGTTGCTTGCTAAACACTTTGATAGACTTCCTCCTGCATTAGTTATTACAGCTGAATTCGACATATTAAGAGATGAAAATCATGACTACGCGCAGGCATTGATTGATGCTGGGGGTGAAGCAGAATATGTATGTTATCCTGGAGATCTTCACGGTTTTTTAGGTTTCAAGCAATTAGGGCTTGAATCTCCCGATCATTGCTATGATTTGATGGCTGATAGAATTACTAAGGCTTTCAATAAGATAAAATAG
- a CDS encoding LysR family transcriptional regulator: MDLLQLKYFQTVAMHEHMTHAADELHVAQPSLSKAIGRLEEDLGVPLFDRIGRQIKLNQFGKAFLHRVERVFLELEDAKKEIWDMQGNENEKVSIAANNLYPFSKLLEGYLELYPHTSFRQTIGTTVKMQQQLQNGNVDLCVSSVPIDGDYIKSIPLITEEIFLIVPNGHRFANRKYINLIEVANEPFISLPEGFGIRDLTETLCHQAGFTPNIIFESDIAANIINMVNLNLGISLLPTSQWSGLPENKPFALHIMEPICKQTTSLSFVQDRYLSQAAKQFKDYIIDYFEKHKYNNC; encoded by the coding sequence ATGGACTTACTTCAATTAAAATATTTTCAGACAGTTGCTATGCATGAACATATGACTCATGCTGCTGATGAACTTCATGTCGCGCAACCATCCTTAAGTAAAGCTATTGGTCGTTTAGAAGAAGACTTGGGCGTTCCTTTATTTGATCGTATAGGGCGACAGATTAAACTTAACCAGTTTGGCAAAGCATTTCTTCATAGAGTAGAAAGAGTGTTCCTTGAGCTTGAGGATGCAAAAAAAGAAATATGGGATATGCAAGGGAATGAAAATGAGAAAGTATCTATAGCTGCAAATAATTTATATCCATTCTCCAAACTCCTTGAAGGGTATTTAGAACTTTATCCACATACAAGTTTTCGTCAAACCATAGGAACAACAGTAAAAATGCAGCAACAACTTCAAAATGGTAATGTTGATCTTTGTGTCTCTTCAGTACCTATTGATGGTGACTATATAAAAAGCATACCTCTAATAACAGAAGAAATATTTTTAATTGTTCCTAACGGACACAGGTTTGCAAATCGTAAGTATATTAATTTAATTGAGGTAGCTAATGAACCATTTATCAGCTTACCCGAGGGCTTCGGTATACGTGATTTAACAGAAACGCTCTGCCATCAAGCTGGTTTCACCCCAAATATTATTTTTGAAAGTGATATAGCCGCAAACATAATAAATATGGTTAATTTAAATCTAGGAATTTCTCTACTCCCAACATCTCAATGGAGTGGACTCCCAGAAAATAAACCTTTTGCCTTGCATATAATGGAACCTATTTGCAAACAAACTACCTCTTTATCTTTTGTTCAAGATCGCTATTTATCTCAAGCAGCTAAACAATTCAAAGATTATATAATCGATTATTTTGAAAAACATAAATATAACAATTGTTAG
- a CDS encoding amidohydrolase family protein gives MENNVENLIKNYKGNGIPKIDIHAHYLPQAYKEALLNSVEKNPDGFPTPEWDPEVHLQTMEQLGISKSMLSISSPNINFGDRNAAKILARKVNEDGAELMKKYPDRFGLFASLPLPNVEDSIEEIRYAKEILQVDGFALPTNTQGVYLGNPCLNPIFEELNRHKAVVVLHPNKPSSVPENVVEGLPIPMMEFFFDTTRTVINLILKGTLKKFPDIKFIIPHAGAFLPILADRIASAIQMAPDSFGENIKGEADRIDIYDALKNLYYDVAGVCLPRQLAALLQIVNVDHLLYGSDYPYTPKFGCIILADALDKTNLLNNEQRHAVYHDNALKLFSHLKDE, from the coding sequence ATGGAAAATAATGTAGAAAATTTAATAAAAAATTATAAAGGAAATGGAATACCTAAAATTGATATACATGCACATTATCTGCCACAAGCTTATAAAGAAGCATTATTAAATAGCGTAGAAAAAAATCCAGATGGATTTCCAACACCAGAGTGGGATCCAGAAGTGCATTTACAAACAATGGAGCAGCTAGGTATATCCAAATCAATGCTATCAATATCATCTCCTAATATTAATTTTGGGGATAGAAATGCTGCTAAAATCCTAGCTAGAAAAGTAAATGAAGATGGAGCAGAACTTATGAAAAAATATCCTGATCGATTTGGTCTGTTTGCCTCTTTACCACTGCCTAATGTAGAAGATAGTATAGAAGAAATTCGATATGCAAAGGAAATTTTGCAGGTTGATGGTTTTGCTTTACCTACTAACACGCAAGGAGTTTATCTAGGAAACCCTTGCTTAAATCCTATATTTGAAGAGTTAAACAGGCACAAAGCCGTGGTTGTTCTTCATCCCAATAAGCCAAGCAGTGTTCCTGAAAATGTTGTGGAAGGGTTACCCATTCCTATGATGGAATTTTTCTTTGATACAACTCGTACTGTAATTAATCTGATATTAAAAGGGACATTAAAGAAATTTCCTGATATTAAATTCATCATTCCCCATGCGGGTGCTTTTCTGCCAATACTTGCTGATAGGATTGCTTCTGCAATTCAAATGGCACCGGACTCATTTGGTGAGAATATAAAAGGAGAAGCAGATAGGATAGATATCTATGATGCTTTAAAAAATTTATATTATGATGTAGCTGGAGTTTGTCTACCTAGACAATTAGCGGCTCTTTTACAGATTGTTAATGTTGATCATTTATTATATGGAAGTGATTATCCTTATACCCCGAAATTTGGATGTATTATACTAGCTGATGCTTTAGATAAAACCAATTTGCTTAATAATGAACAGCGTCATGCTGTCTACCATGATAATGCATTAAAATTATTTTCACATTTAAAAGATGAGTAA
- the bla gene encoding subclass B1 metallo-beta-lactamase: MKKYKHVFTKFLSVLLSIFILSLIACSNNVKENSKAKESVLEIGSDDSNFVQLTKINDNVWVHTTYYSYNGSRTLSNGLLILTSKGLVLIDTPWTDEQTKELIKLTKEKFKQDIIAAVITHAHIDRIGGIKTLLDKKIDVKSTTLTAQLAEKYGFDKPNSLINNDDEVLEFGKTKLEVYFPGKGHTIDNIVVWLPEDKILFGGCIVKPVESNSIGNTADADIKEWPNSIKNLMNKFSDSEIVITSHGSWGNKQILTHTLDLLKKA, encoded by the coding sequence ATGAAAAAATATAAACATGTATTTACTAAATTCTTAAGTGTTTTACTAAGTATATTCATTTTATCTCTAATCGCTTGCTCTAATAATGTCAAAGAAAATAGTAAAGCAAAAGAGTCTGTATTGGAAATCGGATCTGATGATTCTAATTTTGTTCAATTAACTAAAATTAATGATAATGTCTGGGTACATACAACATACTATAGCTATAATGGAAGTAGAACTTTATCAAATGGTTTGTTAATTTTAACATCTAAAGGATTAGTACTAATAGATACTCCTTGGACTGATGAGCAAACAAAAGAATTAATTAAATTAACAAAGGAAAAATTCAAGCAGGATATTATTGCCGCAGTAATAACACATGCTCATATAGATAGAATTGGTGGGATTAAAACATTATTAGATAAGAAAATAGATGTAAAATCTACCACATTAACAGCACAGCTAGCTGAAAAATATGGTTTTGATAAACCTAATTCGTTAATTAATAATGACGATGAAGTGTTAGAGTTCGGAAAAACCAAGCTAGAGGTATATTTTCCTGGTAAAGGTCATACTATTGATAATATTGTTGTTTGGTTACCAGAAGACAAGATTTTATTTGGGGGATGTATTGTAAAGCCAGTGGAATCTAATTCAATTGGAAATACTGCAGATGCTGATATAAAAGAATGGCCTAATTCTATTAAAAATTTGATGAATAAGTTTTCTGATTCTGAGATAGTCATAACATCACATGGAAGTTGGGGGAATAAACAGATATTAACACATACTCTTGACTTATTAAAAAAAGCATAA
- a CDS encoding alpha/beta hydrolase, producing the protein MKNNVDFNSGEYQLHSNPNFNYQLNRTYNVSNGNLDEILELAKKITDIKVWEKEMMVLAKKALKEERIKDAIAYFRMTEFFMYDGNPDKIKTYDKAIELFYKYHEELFQSGILKFDRVPYDQGYLPVIHAVPEGECIDTILIHGGFDSYMEEFLPSLLYLRENGFDVYLFEGPGQGNVLRKQGITFSIKWERPVKALLDYYNLNDVTIIGISMGAILAPRAAAFENRIKRVVAWSVCVNMFELLLDAIPTAEQEVLKELLGQNDKDTINNIMYNQMEKEPLIDWAMHHGFYNMGVNNPYDYMLAANKYEYRDVADRITQDFMLLGAEKDHLIRIEKYKDAIDSLKNVKSLTYRMFTEKENAASHCNTGNPKLVLDTIISWIKIIKNREK; encoded by the coding sequence ATGAAAAATAATGTTGATTTCAATTCAGGCGAATATCAATTACACTCTAATCCTAATTTTAATTATCAATTAAACCGCACCTATAATGTAAGTAATGGGAACCTTGATGAAATTTTAGAACTCGCTAAAAAAATAACTGATATTAAAGTGTGGGAAAAAGAAATGATGGTTCTTGCTAAAAAAGCTTTAAAGGAAGAGAGAATAAAAGATGCTATTGCTTATTTCAGAATGACAGAATTCTTTATGTATGATGGTAATCCAGATAAGATAAAAACATATGATAAGGCAATAGAATTGTTTTATAAATATCATGAGGAATTGTTTCAATCTGGAATATTAAAGTTTGACCGTGTTCCATATGACCAAGGGTATCTTCCAGTAATACATGCAGTGCCTGAAGGAGAGTGTATAGATACAATTCTAATACATGGCGGATTTGATTCCTATATGGAAGAATTCCTTCCTTCGCTGTTGTATCTCAGGGAAAATGGCTTCGACGTATATCTATTTGAAGGGCCAGGTCAGGGAAATGTCTTAAGGAAACAAGGAATTACATTTTCAATTAAATGGGAAAGGCCTGTAAAAGCTTTACTAGATTATTATAATTTAAACGATGTGACAATAATAGGTATATCCATGGGGGCTATTCTAGCACCAAGGGCAGCAGCGTTTGAAAATCGAATAAAGAGAGTTGTAGCATGGAGTGTATGTGTTAACATGTTTGAATTACTTCTCGATGCTATTCCTACAGCAGAACAAGAGGTTTTAAAAGAATTGCTAGGACAAAATGATAAAGATACTATAAATAATATAATGTATAACCAGATGGAGAAAGAACCTTTAATAGATTGGGCAATGCATCATGGCTTTTATAATATGGGAGTAAATAACCCTTACGATTATATGCTGGCCGCAAATAAATATGAATATAGAGATGTTGCGGATAGGATTACACAGGATTTTATGTTACTAGGCGCTGAAAAAGACCATTTAATACGTATAGAAAAATATAAAGATGCTATTGATAGTCTTAAAAATGTAAAATCATTAACATACAGAATGTTTACAGAGAAAGAGAATGCAGCAAGTCATTGCAATACTGGAAATCCTAAATTAGTTCTGGATACTATCATTTCATGGATAAAAATAATTAAAAATAGAGAGAAGTAG
- a CDS encoding PadR family transcriptional regulator, which yields MLEYIILGFLMSGEMSGYDLKQKMIESTSNFFDAGYGSIYPALKRMEAKCVISLREIIEGGKYKKLYAITELGKSEFLNWLELPVEFSRTKPDHLIKIFFFKFLPKEKAITHLKFFIKEVESFISIFGKYENQVKEQFDVYQFSTFLFGLGYYEYIVKYCNDLLNKLND from the coding sequence ATGTTAGAGTATATTATTCTTGGTTTTTTAATGAGTGGTGAAATGAGTGGATATGATTTAAAGCAAAAAATGATTGAAAGTACATCAAACTTTTTTGATGCAGGTTATGGGAGCATATATCCTGCTTTGAAAAGAATGGAAGCTAAGTGTGTTATAAGTTTAAGGGAAATTATCGAGGGCGGAAAATATAAAAAATTATATGCTATAACTGAGCTGGGAAAATCAGAGTTCCTGAATTGGCTTGAACTACCAGTGGAATTTTCAAGGACAAAGCCAGATCATCTTATAAAGATATTCTTCTTCAAGTTTTTGCCGAAGGAAAAGGCCATAACACATTTAAAATTTTTTATTAAAGAAGTTGAATCTTTTATAAGCATTTTTGGAAAATATGAAAATCAAGTTAAAGAACAATTCGATGTTTATCAATTTTCTACATTTTTATTTGGACTTGGTTACTATGAGTATATAGTAAAATATTGTAATGACTTATTAAATAAACTAAATGATTAG
- a CDS encoding 4Fe-4S binding protein — translation MLRRQNVRNAFLIISFLLFPITQFYFSPFLIIWGASKGLITASAVIFSMFFLFSLLFGRVFCGWLCPCGAMQEILFKVNNKNPKTGKLDYIKFFIWVPWMITIVTVALLAGGFKRADYFFVMDHGISVSNIYMYIPYYIVILLFFLNSIIFGKRANCHYLCWMSPFMIIGRKISNFFNIPSLRIKSEKDKCINCKKCNSECPMSLDVNNMVKCDKLENHECILCGKCADICPKNVIKFNFGRIQFAKKNRI, via the coding sequence ATGTTACGACGACAAAATGTAAGAAATGCCTTTTTAATAATATCTTTTTTATTATTCCCAATCACGCAATTTTATTTTTCTCCTTTTCTTATTATATGGGGTGCTTCAAAGGGGTTGATTACTGCAAGTGCTGTTATATTCTCAATGTTTTTCCTTTTTTCATTATTGTTTGGACGAGTATTTTGTGGCTGGTTATGTCCCTGTGGTGCTATGCAGGAAATATTATTTAAAGTAAATAATAAGAACCCTAAAACTGGCAAGCTTGATTATATTAAATTTTTTATATGGGTTCCGTGGATGATTACAATAGTAACTGTAGCATTATTGGCAGGTGGATTTAAAAGAGCAGATTATTTTTTTGTAATGGATCATGGAATTTCAGTAAGTAATATATATATGTATATTCCATATTATATTGTAATTTTATTATTTTTTCTTAACTCTATAATTTTTGGTAAAAGAGCAAACTGCCATTATTTATGCTGGATGAGTCCATTTATGATTATTGGAAGAAAAATTAGTAACTTTTTTAATATTCCTTCATTAAGAATTAAATCTGAAAAGGATAAATGTATTAATTGTAAAAAATGTAATAGCGAATGTCCAATGAGTCTTGATGTTAACAATATGGTTAAGTGTGATAAATTAGAAAATCACGAGTGCATTTTATGTGGCAAATGCGCCGATATCTGCCCGAAGAATGTAATTAAATTTAATTTTGGAAGAATACAATTTGCTAAAAAAAATAGAATATAA
- a CDS encoding flavodoxin family protein produces the protein MKVITILGSPKRHGKTAKALDMFEENLISQGHEVERVQLSEHIIKGCVGCYACMANNDGPGCILKDDAVLIFKRMISADAVVYASPIYCYDFTSQLKTFIDRHYCLTINFGSPNHTSSIEGKKVALLITCMGREEGNADLAEEIFDRSMRNVLKCNLVGKYTVPLSEAPDFNDRAKKVVDKLAKDIIQK, from the coding sequence ATGAAAGTAATAACAATTTTAGGAAGTCCGAAAAGACACGGCAAAACAGCAAAAGCTCTTGACATGTTTGAAGAGAATCTTATTTCACAAGGACACGAGGTAGAAAGGGTGCAGCTTAGTGAGCATATTATTAAAGGATGTGTTGGATGCTATGCGTGTATGGCAAATAACGATGGACCCGGATGTATTTTGAAAGATGATGCGGTATTGATATTTAAACGAATGATATCAGCAGATGCTGTTGTATATGCTTCTCCTATTTACTGTTATGATTTTACCTCACAGTTAAAAACTTTTATCGACAGGCATTATTGTCTTACAATAAATTTTGGTTCTCCAAATCACACATCATCAATTGAGGGAAAGAAGGTTGCTCTTTTAATTACATGCATGGGTAGAGAAGAAGGAAATGCAGATCTTGCGGAGGAAATTTTCGATAGGTCAATGAGAAATGTACTAAAATGCAATTTAGTTGGAAAATACACTGTCCCGTTAAGTGAGGCACCTGATTTTAATGATAGAGCTAAGAAAGTTGTCGATAAGTTGGCAAAAGATATCATACAAAAGTAA
- a CDS encoding DUF4345 domain-containing protein: MSKIDMMDKNIKSKTVSKRIMQLIFVIIGILAIYTAYLGFAYGAVNWYYGFPVGQEYSKGFLMLDSNLRFYSGLWLGVGIIMLWMIPRIDKDKDMLRVIAILFFFGGIGRLISILTCGLPSYMYMVFVLLELSFPLLTLWQKRILK, from the coding sequence TTGAGTAAAATAGATATGATGGATAAAAACATCAAGAGTAAGACTGTTTCGAAACGCATCATGCAGTTGATATTTGTTATAATAGGAATTTTAGCTATATACACAGCTTATCTAGGATTTGCTTATGGTGCGGTTAACTGGTATTATGGATTTCCAGTTGGGCAGGAATATTCAAAAGGATTTCTTATGCTAGATAGCAACCTGCGTTTTTACAGTGGATTATGGTTAGGCGTTGGAATTATAATGTTGTGGATGATTCCACGGATTGATAAGGATAAGGACATGCTTCGTGTTATTGCAATATTATTTTTTTTTGGTGGAATAGGGCGCTTAATATCAATATTAACATGTGGCCTGCCTTCGTATATGTACATGGTTTTCGTGCTACTTGAATTGAGTTTTCCGCTTCTCACGTTGTGGCAAAAGCGTATTTTGAAATGA